A region from the Streptomyces sp. NBC_01445 genome encodes:
- a CDS encoding nucleotidyltransferase domain-containing protein — MDDPVLTARELVRDRFPAARAAFLAGSVLTDRRTPTSDLDIVVLLDGPPAPNRENLLYRGWPVELFVQTEAVWHSFADQETAKRNSPLLAMCSEGMLLVDANGLGASLQAEARERWAAGPPPLSDRERDYQRYILTDLLDDLRGCADPAERVHVVSHMLQRASELALLVGGHWLGGGKWLSRRLAAADPRLHRALTEAAAQAIAGHTSAFAAAVAEVLDEAGGPLWDGYAIR; from the coding sequence ATGGACGACCCCGTGCTCACCGCCCGCGAACTGGTGCGGGATCGGTTTCCTGCCGCCCGGGCCGCCTTTCTGGCCGGCAGTGTGCTGACCGACCGGCGTACGCCGACCTCCGATCTGGACATCGTGGTCCTCCTGGACGGGCCGCCGGCGCCCAACCGGGAGAACCTGCTGTACCGCGGCTGGCCGGTGGAGCTGTTCGTGCAAACCGAGGCCGTCTGGCATAGCTTCGCCGACCAGGAGACCGCGAAGCGGAATTCGCCGTTGCTCGCCATGTGCTCCGAGGGCATGCTCCTCGTGGACGCGAACGGGCTGGGCGCTTCGCTCCAGGCTGAGGCGCGCGAACGGTGGGCTGCAGGCCCGCCGCCGCTCTCGGACCGTGAGCGGGACTACCAGCGGTACATCCTGACCGACCTGCTCGACGACCTGCGTGGCTGCGCGGACCCCGCCGAGCGGGTGCACGTGGTCTCGCACATGCTCCAGCGTGCCTCGGAGCTGGCCCTGCTGGTCGGCGGACACTGGCTTGGCGGAGGCAAGTGGTTGTCGCGGCGACTGGCTGCGGCCGACCCCAGGCTGCACCGCGCGTTGACCGAGGCCGCCGCGCAAGCAATCGCCGGGCACACGAGCGCCTTCGCCGCAGCCGTGGCGGAGGTGCTGGACGAAGCCGGCGGCCCGTTGTGGGACGGGTACGCCATCCGATGA